From the genome of Candidatus Eremiobacteraceae bacterium:
GCGCACCGTTACGAAGTCTCGACCGACGCACGCGGCGCGTTCGCGATCCAAAGCGTCGACGAAGGCGTATACGGCTTGCAGGTGCACGCGACGGGATTCGCGCCGATCGCCAATCGCCAAGTCGCGGTCTCGGCCGGCGTGGCGACCCGCGTCGTGGTCAGTCTCGCCCGCGCAGCGGCCAATGGGGTCGCGACGCTTGGCGCGGTCACCGTCAACGGCTCGAACGCGCTCTCGCGGGCCTCGGCGCCGATCACCGACATCAACCCTCAGGCGCTCGCCGCGCAAGGCGCAGCGCAGCTCACCGACGTTCTCGGCAAGCAGCTCGACGTCACCATGGTGCGCAATGGCGGGGGCGCGCCGGGCATGCCGCAGACCGCGGCGTTACGCGGTCCGGATCCGTCGGAGACGATCGTCGACGTCGACGGCCATCAGGTGAACAACGAGAACACCGGTGATTTCGACCTCGAGCTGCTCGATCCGGCTGAGTTCGCCGGCGTGCAGATCGTCTATGGCGTCGGGCCGTCGTCGCTGATCGGCGCGAACTCCGAAGGCGGCGCGATCAATTTCCGCACCATCGAACCGACCGCGCAGGACCACGCGCTCATCCGCGCGTCGTACGGCACGTTCGACTCGGCGGGTGAGACGATCGCCGCGACCGGCACCGATCAACGCATCGGCTACGCGCTCCTGTACCGCCGCTATACCACGCAAGGTGAGATCTACGATTACCCGATCACCATCGCGTTGTCCGGCCCCGGCACGCCGGCGCAGACCGCGCTCGTCGGATCCAACATCGACGGCACGACGACGCTTGCGAAGGTCCGCTACTCGCTCGAGAACAGCGCCGGGTTCATCGAGGCGACGTTCCGCGATACCGCCGCGTATCGCAACCTCTCGGCGCCCTTGAGCGCGCCAGACGATCCCAACGACACCGCTCCCAACGCTCCGTTCACCGCGATCAATGCGCCCGGCGCCGCCGTGCTCACCGCCGCACCGGCGTACGGACTTGACCTGCAACTGCCTTTGGGCCGGCGCGACGCGAGCGGCCTCGCGCCGGCCACGTTCACCTTCAGCCATCTCACCAACATCAGCAATCAATCGGTCGAGAACATCAGCCCGGATCTCAACCCGTATCTGATCAACGATGCGGACCGCGTCGACGACGATATCGCTCAGTACGAACGCGCGCTCCCAGGCCCGACGGATGCGACGCTCGCGTTTTCGCTCGACCTGCGCAGAGAGCGGCTCTACGCGCCCGATGCGCTCGCACCAGGGCCGACGACGCAATACGCGATCGAGCGCTGGATCGTCGGGCGCTACACGTGGAGCTCGAGCCAATACCTGCATTACACGCTGGCGGCATACTACAGCTCGTTCAGCACCTTCGGCACGAGCCTCGACCCGCGCTTCGCGGTCGTCTGGACGCCGCCGAACACGGTCGTGCGCGCTTCGTTCGGCACTGGGTTTCGCGCACCGCTGCTGACCGAGCTCACCTTCAACCCCGATTTGAAGACCGAACGCTCGGTCGAATACGATTTGGGCTTTGAGCATCGTTTCGGCAACGGCGCGCGGGCGACGACCGGCACGGTCAATGCGTACCGGACGCTGATCGATAACGCCGGGTTTCAGACCGTATCCGCCAGCGGTGCGCTCACGTTCCTGGGCAACGTCGGCCAACAGTACTACACGGGCGTTGAACTGCGTGCGGATCAGCCGATCACGAATACGCTGGCGCTGCAAGCGAGTTACGGCATCGACTCGGTGTACCCCACGAGCGACCCGCAGCTCCTCAATCCGGCCGCGCCGCCGCTCATACCATTCCAGCAAGCGCAAGGCATCCCGCTGCACAAAGCGCAGCTCGCGCTCGATCGCCAAGCGCAGACGCGCGGCCTGAGCTACTCGATCGACGGCACGTACGAGAGCTCGAACAACGAGCTCAATCGCACGGCACTCCTACTGGTGGATGCGAGCATCGGCGCCACGTTCGGCCATACCGACATCAGCGTCGCGGGCACCAA
Proteins encoded in this window:
- a CDS encoding TonB-dependent receptor, with translation MTIGLLALCAAPAIAAAGSIEGSVTDTSGVAIAGADVVFRSTAHRYEVSTDARGAFAIQSVDEGVYGLQVHATGFAPIANRQVAVSAGVATRVVVSLARAAANGVATLGAVTVNGSNALSRASAPITDINPQALAAQGAAQLTDVLGKQLDVTMVRNGGGAPGMPQTAALRGPDPSETIVDVDGHQVNNENTGDFDLELLDPAEFAGVQIVYGVGPSSLIGANSEGGAINFRTIEPTAQDHALIRASYGTFDSAGETIAATGTDQRIGYALLYRRYTTQGEIYDYPITIALSGPGTPAQTALVGSNIDGTTTLAKVRYSLENSAGFIEATFRDTAAYRNLSAPLSAPDDPNDTAPNAPFTAINAPGAAVLTAAPAYGLDLQLPLGRRDASGLAPATFTFSHLTNISNQSVENISPDLNPYLINDADRVDDDIAQYERALPGPTDATLAFSLDLRRERLYAPDALAPGPTTQYAIERWIVGRYTWSSSQYLHYTLAAYYSSFSTFGTSLDPRFAVVWTPPNTVVRASFGTGFRAPLLTELTFNPDLKTERSVEYDLGFEHRFGNGARATTGTVNAYRTLIDNAGFQTVSASGALTFLGNVGQQYYTGVELRADQPITNTLALQASYGIDSVYPTSDPQLLNPAAPPLIPFQQAQGIPLHKAQLALDRQAQTRGLSYSIDGTYESSNNELNRTALLLVDASIGATFGHTDISVAGT